One Mycobacteroides abscessus ATCC 19977 genomic window carries:
- a CDS encoding sensor domain-containing protein encodes MSYGVRVLLAAVSAVALALAPEAHAIGPEVIGSVLQEPAALSRIVGIELQASRTLKAPSTAVRVSEPSCVDFADVGLSQVFNGNEGTLVAYQGTSSQKSASDARYSVKQAVGVFNSSMAAVDPVVALLFMSDCYGHPIKVTDDQGTTDTWTFTQGSSGDGGAGWSMTNSANDRTCYIEMRARQEVMFQVKVCSPRDAERAATRIADAMEAGV; translated from the coding sequence ATGTCCTACGGCGTACGTGTGCTCCTCGCGGCAGTTTCGGCGGTCGCATTGGCTTTGGCGCCCGAGGCGCATGCGATAGGCCCAGAGGTCATCGGCAGTGTCCTGCAGGAGCCGGCGGCGCTCAGCAGAATAGTCGGGATTGAGCTACAAGCCTCCCGAACGCTCAAGGCGCCGTCCACGGCCGTTCGGGTGAGCGAGCCCAGCTGTGTGGACTTCGCCGATGTCGGGCTATCCCAGGTCTTCAACGGAAATGAGGGAACACTCGTCGCCTACCAGGGCACGTCGTCCCAGAAGTCTGCCTCGGACGCGCGGTATTCGGTGAAACAGGCTGTGGGGGTGTTCAACAGCTCGATGGCGGCGGTCGATCCAGTGGTGGCGTTGCTGTTCATGTCGGACTGTTACGGGCATCCGATCAAGGTCACCGATGATCAAGGTACAACGGACACTTGGACATTCACGCAGGGAAGCTCCGGTGACGGTGGAGCAGGCTGGTCGATGACCAATAGTGCCAACGACCGTACCTGCTATATCGAGATGCGGGCGCGACAAGAGGTCATGTTCCAGGTGAAGGTGTGCTCGCCCCGCGACGCAGAGCGCGCTGCGACGCGTATTGCCGATGCGATGGAGGCTGGTGTGTGA
- a CDS encoding ammonium transporter, producing the protein MFPHMGVPDAANTAWVLTSAALVLLMTPALAFFYGGMVRAKSVLNMMMMCFSAVAVVWLLWVIFGYSMAFGTDIGGGLLGDPFQFAGLQHLFEGDYKAPSVPLWGPTNIPALVFVMFQAGFAMVTVALIAGAVADRMRFLPWIAFTALWATLVYFPVAHWIFAVEGTTADKGGWLANLGVLDFAGGTAVEINSGAAGLALAIVLGKRRGWPREAMRPHNLPAVMLGAGLLWFGWFGFNAGSALAADGTAALVIANTLGAGAISMASWLLVEKVRHGKPTSFGAASGVVAGLVAITPSCAAVTPIGALIIGAVTGAVSSLAIELKYRLGYDDSLDVVGVHLVGGVVGTLMIGVVGSAAAPAGVNGLLYGGGLHQFWLQLVGVVTVLVYSVAVTGLIGLGLRHSLGIRSHPQHESDGLDDAEHAESAYELATTRGGGLINPGR; encoded by the coding sequence ATGTTTCCGCATATGGGAGTGCCGGACGCGGCCAATACGGCCTGGGTGTTGACGAGTGCCGCGCTGGTGCTCCTGATGACCCCGGCACTGGCCTTCTTCTACGGCGGCATGGTGCGCGCCAAGAGCGTGCTCAACATGATGATGATGTGCTTTTCGGCCGTCGCCGTGGTGTGGCTGCTCTGGGTGATCTTCGGATATTCGATGGCGTTCGGAACCGATATCGGCGGTGGACTGCTCGGTGATCCGTTCCAGTTCGCCGGGCTGCAACATTTGTTCGAGGGCGACTACAAGGCACCCTCGGTTCCGTTGTGGGGGCCGACGAATATCCCGGCGCTGGTGTTCGTCATGTTCCAGGCCGGGTTCGCGATGGTGACGGTAGCGCTCATCGCGGGCGCAGTGGCCGACCGTATGCGCTTCCTGCCGTGGATAGCCTTCACCGCGTTGTGGGCCACGCTGGTGTATTTCCCGGTCGCGCACTGGATATTCGCGGTCGAAGGCACCACTGCGGACAAGGGCGGATGGCTTGCCAACCTCGGTGTGCTCGATTTCGCCGGTGGCACCGCGGTGGAGATCAACTCGGGTGCTGCGGGCTTGGCGCTGGCCATTGTCCTGGGTAAGCGGCGCGGGTGGCCGCGTGAGGCGATGCGCCCGCATAACCTGCCCGCCGTCATGCTGGGAGCCGGGCTGTTGTGGTTCGGCTGGTTCGGCTTCAACGCCGGATCGGCGTTGGCGGCCGACGGCACCGCAGCGCTTGTCATTGCCAACACCCTTGGGGCGGGGGCGATATCGATGGCCAGCTGGCTGTTGGTGGAGAAGGTCCGGCATGGCAAGCCGACCTCGTTTGGCGCCGCATCGGGTGTGGTCGCGGGCCTGGTGGCCATCACTCCCTCGTGCGCGGCGGTCACCCCGATCGGTGCGCTGATTATCGGTGCCGTGACCGGTGCCGTCAGCTCACTTGCCATCGAGCTGAAATACCGTTTGGGATATGACGATTCGCTCGACGTAGTGGGCGTGCACCTGGTGGGTGGCGTGGTCGGCACGTTGATGATCGGCGTCGTCGGCAGCGCCGCGGCGCCTGCTGGTGTCAACGGGCTGCTGTACGGTGGCGGGCTGCATCAGTTCTGGTTGCAGCTTGTCGGCGTCGTCACGGTGCTTGTCTACTCGGTCGCGGTCACCGGACTCATCGGCCTGGGCTTACGTCATTCCCTGGGTATCCGGTCGCATCCGCAGCACGAGTCGGATGGGCTCGATGACG
- a CDS encoding sensor domain-containing protein: MRTARTVLTSVAAAAFGLTATPAAGAVPSDPGVVNYAVLARGSVSNVIGAQLGSHSEFTQPFQAFSVDVPDCNNWSDIGLDEVYADPDLASFRGATTQDSATDATHLVKQAIGVFANSDAADRAYHRVVDRTRGCSGQTATLILDDGRREVWTFTGPAAGATDAAWMKEEAGVDRRCFNQTRRRENVLLQAKVCQPGNGSLAVNVLANTMQNGLGQ, encoded by the coding sequence ATGAGGACTGCCCGGACTGTGCTGACCTCGGTGGCGGCAGCCGCCTTTGGTCTGACAGCGACCCCGGCGGCGGGCGCGGTTCCGTCGGACCCGGGCGTCGTCAACTATGCGGTCCTCGCACGCGGATCGGTAAGCAATGTCATCGGCGCACAACTTGGTTCGCATAGCGAGTTCACGCAGCCGTTCCAGGCGTTCTCGGTGGACGTTCCGGACTGCAACAACTGGTCCGATATCGGCCTCGACGAGGTGTACGCGGATCCGGACCTGGCATCGTTCCGTGGGGCGACAACACAAGATTCCGCCACAGACGCAACACATTTGGTAAAACAGGCGATCGGGGTGTTCGCCAATAGCGACGCCGCCGACCGGGCCTACCATCGGGTGGTGGACCGCACCCGGGGATGCTCCGGACAGACGGCCACCTTGATACTGGACGACGGCCGGCGTGAGGTGTGGACATTCACCGGCCCGGCTGCCGGCGCCACGGATGCGGCCTGGATGAAGGAGGAGGCCGGCGTCGACCGCCGCTGCTTCAACCAGACCCGGCGGCGCGAGAACGTGCTACTGCAGGCCAAGGTCTGTCAGCCGGGTAATGGCAGCCTCGCCGTCAATGTGCTGGCCAACACCATGCAGAACGGCCTGGGTCAGTAA
- a CDS encoding DUF6199 family natural product biosynthesis protein, which yields MGGLLLFLGLIVVPFLLWSIFDPKSQWQVLSSWKYRNPEANEPSEAAYAMMRIGGAVGLVVLVVVGYKMVQADRKYRELTPPASSASITSPLDSRACGSCRHPAGKRHDPHTRSVSTPTPLPR from the coding sequence ATGGGGGGATTGCTTCTTTTTCTGGGGTTGATCGTCGTCCCGTTTTTGTTGTGGTCGATTTTTGATCCGAAGAGCCAGTGGCAGGTGCTGTCTTCCTGGAAATACCGGAACCCCGAAGCCAACGAGCCCAGCGAGGCCGCCTACGCGATGATGCGGATCGGTGGCGCGGTGGGCCTGGTCGTGCTGGTGGTGGTCGGGTACAAGATGGTGCAGGCGGACCGCAAGTATCGAGAGCTGACGCCGCCGGCCAGCTCTGCGTCGATCACAAGCCCGCTGGATAGTCGAGCGTGCGGATCGTGTCGACATCCGGCCGGAAAACGACACGATCCGCACACTCGATCGGTCTCTACACCGACGCCGCTGCCTCGTTGA
- a CDS encoding nitronate monooxygenase, whose amino-acid sequence MHTPICDELGIEFPIFAFTHCRDVVVAVSKAGGFGVLGAVGFTPEQLEIELNWIDEHIGDHPYGVDIVIPNKYEGMDANMSAEELTKMLQSMVPQEHLDFGRKLLADHGVPVEEGNDNALQLLGWTEATATPQVEIALRHPKMTLIANALGTPPADMIKHIHDAGRKVAALCGSPKQARKHADAGVDIVIAQGGEGGGHCGEVGSIVLWPQVVKEIAPVPVLAAGGIGSGYQIAAALAMGAQGAWSGSQWLMVEEAENTAVQQETYVKATSRDTVRSRSFTGKPCRMLKNDWTEAWQTEGNPEPLGMPLQYMVSGMAVAATHKFPDQTIDVAFNPIGQVVGQFTKVEKSAAVIERWVQEYLEATNTLNELNEAAASV is encoded by the coding sequence ATGCACACCCCCATCTGCGACGAACTCGGCATCGAGTTCCCGATTTTCGCCTTCACCCACTGCCGCGATGTTGTCGTCGCGGTAAGTAAAGCCGGAGGCTTCGGCGTCCTGGGCGCCGTCGGATTCACCCCGGAGCAGCTCGAGATCGAGCTGAACTGGATCGATGAGCACATCGGCGATCACCCGTACGGCGTCGACATCGTCATCCCCAATAAATACGAGGGCATGGACGCGAACATGTCTGCCGAGGAGCTCACCAAGATGCTCCAGTCGATGGTTCCGCAGGAACACCTGGACTTCGGCCGCAAGCTGCTGGCAGACCACGGCGTGCCGGTCGAGGAGGGTAACGACAACGCCTTGCAGCTGCTGGGCTGGACGGAGGCCACCGCGACACCCCAGGTCGAGATCGCGCTCCGCCACCCCAAGATGACGCTGATCGCCAACGCACTGGGCACGCCCCCGGCCGACATGATCAAGCACATCCACGACGCCGGCCGTAAGGTCGCGGCGCTGTGCGGCTCGCCCAAGCAGGCCCGCAAGCATGCCGACGCCGGCGTGGACATCGTCATCGCCCAGGGCGGCGAGGGCGGCGGCCACTGCGGGGAGGTCGGCTCGATCGTGCTGTGGCCGCAGGTGGTCAAGGAGATCGCCCCCGTGCCGGTGTTGGCTGCCGGGGGCATCGGCAGCGGCTATCAGATCGCCGCAGCGCTGGCCATGGGCGCGCAGGGGGCCTGGAGCGGCTCCCAGTGGCTGATGGTTGAAGAGGCCGAGAACACCGCCGTGCAGCAGGAGACCTACGTCAAGGCCACCAGCCGCGACACCGTGCGCAGCCGCTCGTTCACCGGCAAGCCCTGTCGCATGCTCAAAAACGACTGGACCGAGGCCTGGCAGACTGAAGGCAACCCCGAGCCGCTGGGAATGCCGTTGCAGTACATGGTGTCCGGCATGGCGGTGGCCGCCACGCACAAGTTCCCCGATCAAACGATCGATGTCGCGTTCAACCCGATCGGTCAGGTCGTGGGGCAGTTCACCAAGGTCGAGAAGTCGGCGGCCGTCATCGAGCGCTGGGTGCAGGAGTACTTGGAAGCCACCAACACGCTCAACGAGCTCAACGAGGCAGCGGCGTCGGTGTAG